The Desulfosoma sp. genome has a segment encoding these proteins:
- a CDS encoding ferredoxin yields MFKVTVDKSKCTGDGECVDVCPVDVYELVDGKAEPVNEDECLGCESCVEVCESDAITVEEV; encoded by the coding sequence ATGTTTAAAGTGACGGTAGACAAGAGCAAGTGCACCGGCGACGGCGAGTGCGTGGATGTGTGTCCCGTGGACGTCTACGAGCTCGTGGACGGCAAGGCCGAGCCCGTCAATGAGGACGAATGCCTCGGCTGCGAAAGCTGTGTGGAGGTGTGCGAAAGCGACGCCATCACGGTCGAAGAAGTCTAA
- a CDS encoding TusE/DsrC/DsvC family sulfur relay protein, with amino-acid sequence MAQVEYKGKVFNLDEDGFIDSFDNWCPEWVEYVKESEGIQELTEEHWKIIHVLQDYYRKHGIAPMVRILTKVTGYKLKYIYELFPSGPGKGACKMAGLPKPTGCV; translated from the coding sequence ATGGCACAAGTTGAGTACAAAGGGAAAGTGTTCAACCTTGACGAAGATGGCTTCATCGACAGCTTTGACAACTGGTGCCCGGAATGGGTCGAGTACGTCAAGGAATCGGAAGGCATTCAAGAGCTGACGGAAGAACACTGGAAAATCATCCATGTGCTTCAGGACTACTACCGTAAGCACGGGATCGCTCCCATGGTCCGGATCCTCACCAAGGTGACCGGTTACAAGCTTAAATACATCTACGAGCTCTTTCCGAGCGGACCGGGAAAGGGTGCATGTAAGATGGCCGGCCTGCCGAAACCTACGGGCTGCGTGTAA
- a CDS encoding cobyrinate a,c-diamide synthase: protein MLHNTPRLLIAALRGGAGKTLVSTGLAAALTRGKGLRVVPFKKGPDYIDAGWLSCAASSPCYNLDPYLMTPKKILQSLVHRARGADVALIEGNRGLYDGVDARGTCSSAELAKLLKAPVVLVLDVTKVTRTAAAMVLGCQRLDTQVNVAGVVLNRVAGSRHERVVAESIRRDCGVPVLGVLPKDVGIMFPERHMGLLPVQEHLCLQDTLERLSECMLRYVDVDGILDVARTAEPLGQPAEALPQGLSRGFFEPVRIGVIQDRVFQFYYPDNLEALQVAGAQLVFMDSTTTPVLPDVDALYIGGGFPETHLSLLVANVTFRKSVQEAVENGLPVYAECGGLMYLSQGIQTAQGLYPMVGIFPFSVLMGTKPQGHGYTVLESIRETPFFPEGIELKGHEFHYSRVVDVHGLVECAFRVKKGFGVLEGRDGVCYKNVLATYSHLHALGCEAWAQGMVQAARRYRASREGGVMQDCLARSLIGQSPV, encoded by the coding sequence ATGCTGCACAACACTCCGCGTCTGTTGATCGCAGCCTTGCGGGGAGGAGCCGGCAAGACGCTGGTGTCCACCGGCCTCGCCGCCGCTCTGACTCGAGGAAAGGGGCTGCGTGTCGTGCCTTTCAAGAAAGGCCCGGACTACATTGACGCGGGATGGCTCAGTTGTGCGGCCTCCTCACCCTGCTACAACCTCGATCCTTACTTGATGACCCCAAAGAAAATCCTGCAATCCCTCGTGCATCGGGCTCGAGGGGCGGATGTGGCTCTCATCGAGGGAAACCGAGGGCTTTACGACGGGGTGGATGCTCGAGGAACCTGTTCTTCGGCCGAACTGGCCAAGCTTCTCAAAGCCCCCGTGGTCCTTGTCTTGGATGTCACCAAGGTGACGCGAACCGCCGCCGCTATGGTTCTGGGATGCCAGCGCCTGGATACCCAAGTGAACGTGGCGGGAGTGGTGCTCAATCGCGTTGCCGGATCCCGCCATGAAAGGGTTGTTGCAGAATCCATTCGCAGGGATTGCGGCGTTCCTGTTCTCGGGGTGCTTCCCAAAGATGTGGGGATTATGTTTCCCGAACGTCACATGGGGCTATTGCCGGTTCAGGAACACCTGTGTTTGCAGGACACCTTGGAGAGGCTCTCCGAATGCATGCTGCGGTATGTGGATGTGGATGGCATTCTCGATGTGGCACGTACCGCGGAGCCACTGGGGCAGCCTGCTGAGGCGCTCCCACAGGGCTTGAGCCGTGGTTTTTTTGAGCCCGTTCGTATCGGCGTGATTCAAGATCGGGTTTTTCAGTTCTATTATCCGGACAATTTGGAAGCCCTTCAAGTAGCGGGTGCGCAGTTGGTGTTCATGGACAGCACGACGACACCCGTCTTGCCTGACGTGGATGCGCTTTATATAGGTGGAGGGTTTCCTGAAACGCACCTTTCCCTTCTCGTGGCCAATGTGACCTTTAGAAAATCCGTTCAAGAGGCTGTCGAAAATGGGCTTCCCGTTTATGCGGAATGCGGGGGTCTGATGTATCTTTCCCAAGGTATTCAGACGGCTCAGGGACTTTATCCCATGGTAGGAATTTTTCCCTTTTCCGTGCTCATGGGCACGAAGCCTCAGGGACACGGCTACACGGTGTTGGAATCGATTCGAGAAACACCGTTTTTTCCTGAAGGGATTGAGCTTAAAGGGCACGAATTCCATTATTCACGAGTGGTCGATGTGCATGGACTTGTGGAATGCGCTTTTCGTGTGAAAAAGGGATTCGGGGTCTTGGAAGGTCGCGATGGAGTATGCTATAAAAACGTGCTGGCAACTTATAGCCACCTGCATGCCTTGGGCTGTGAAGCCTGGGCCCAAGGGATGGTCCAAGCTGCCAGGCGATACCGGGCAAGCCGGGAAGGGGGGGTGATGCAAGACTGTTTGGCAAGATCCCTCATAGGACAGAGCCCCGTATGA
- the dsrB gene encoding dissimilatory-type sulfite reductase subunit beta yields the protein MPFDPSDIMKDRLTDIGPPKYDKFFPPFIKENYGKWKYHEILEPGVLVHVSETGAEVYTVRVGAARLLSVDLIREVCDIADKHCGGYVRWTTRNNIEFMVDDKAKLKPLIDDLKSRGNWFPIGGTGASVTNVVHTQGWVHCHTPAIDASGIVKAVMDELFEYFGSHKLPAQVRISLACCLNMCGAVHCSDIAILGVHRKPPIIEHERVQNVCEIPLVIAACPTAAIKPKKVGDYKSVEINENRCMFCGNCYTMCPALPLADGEGDGIALWVGGKVSNSRVPPKFSKLAVPYIPNEPPRWPTTVQTIKKMLETYASDARRYERVGEWIERIGWERFFEKTGIEFRHEHIDDYRLAMMTWRTTTQFKF from the coding sequence ATGCCATTCGATCCTAGTGACATCATGAAAGATCGTCTTACCGATATCGGTCCCCCGAAATACGACAAGTTCTTCCCTCCATTTATCAAGGAAAACTACGGTAAATGGAAATACCATGAAATTTTGGAGCCGGGTGTTCTGGTCCACGTCTCCGAAACCGGCGCCGAAGTCTACACGGTACGCGTGGGTGCGGCTCGTCTCCTTTCGGTGGACTTGATTCGAGAGGTCTGCGATATCGCCGACAAGCACTGCGGCGGCTATGTGCGCTGGACGACTCGAAACAACATCGAATTCATGGTCGATGACAAAGCCAAGCTCAAACCTCTGATCGACGATCTGAAGAGCCGTGGCAACTGGTTCCCCATCGGCGGTACTGGTGCCAGCGTAACCAACGTCGTTCATACCCAAGGTTGGGTCCATTGCCATACTCCGGCCATCGATGCTTCAGGTATCGTCAAGGCGGTCATGGACGAACTGTTTGAGTATTTCGGTTCGCATAAGCTGCCGGCCCAGGTGCGTATCTCTCTGGCCTGCTGCTTGAACATGTGCGGCGCCGTCCATTGTTCGGATATCGCGATTCTGGGTGTGCACCGTAAACCGCCCATCATCGAGCACGAACGTGTCCAGAACGTTTGCGAAATTCCGTTGGTCATCGCGGCGTGTCCGACGGCCGCCATCAAGCCGAAAAAGGTCGGGGACTACAAGAGCGTCGAGATCAACGAAAACCGCTGTATGTTCTGCGGGAACTGCTACACCATGTGTCCGGCCCTGCCCTTGGCGGACGGCGAAGGTGACGGTATCGCTCTGTGGGTGGGTGGCAAAGTGTCCAACTCCCGTGTGCCGCCTAAGTTCTCCAAGCTGGCCGTGCCCTATATTCCCAACGAACCGCCGCGTTGGCCGACAACGGTTCAAACGATCAAGAAGATGCTGGAAACCTACGCTTCCGATGCACGTCGCTATGAGCGTGTCGGGGAGTGGATCGAACGCATCGGGTGGGAACGGTTCTTTGAAAAGACAGGAATCGAATTCCGCCATGAGCACATTGACGACTACAGGCTCGCCATGATGACCTGGCGGACCACAACGCAGTTCAAGTTCTAA
- the dsrA gene encoding dissimilatory-type sulfite reductase subunit alpha translates to MALKHATPMLDELEKGPWPSFVTDIKRVAARKPMCEDLLGLLEMSYEHKEGHWKHGGIVGVFGYGGGVIGRYCDRPDLFPNVAHFHTMRVNQPASKFYTSEVLRKLCDIWEEHGSGLTNMHGSTGDVILLGTTTDQLEPIFYRLTHELGMDLGGSGSNMRTPEGCVGKARCEWSCLDTQDIIYDITMRYQDELHRPMFPYKFKFKASGCPNDCVAAIARADCSIIGTWRDKIRIDQEAVRAYVGGELVPNGGSHGFEKRKLDIQKEVIDLCPTRCMEWDGKNLKIWDEDCTRCMHCINVMPRALRPGTDVGATILCGAKAPILEGAQLSSVIIPFMKMEPPYEEFHSFVEKMWDWWMENGKNRERLGELIQRLGLREFLKAVEVEPDPRMINTPRFNPYIFYDPADVPGGWERDGKAYRERHHA, encoded by the coding sequence ATGGCTTTAAAGCATGCGACCCCAATGCTTGATGAACTGGAAAAGGGTCCATGGCCGAGCTTCGTGACCGACATCAAGCGCGTGGCGGCCAGAAAACCCATGTGCGAAGACCTTCTGGGGCTCTTGGAAATGTCCTATGAGCACAAAGAGGGGCACTGGAAGCACGGCGGCATCGTGGGCGTTTTCGGTTACGGAGGCGGCGTGATCGGGCGGTACTGTGACCGGCCGGATCTCTTCCCCAACGTGGCCCATTTCCACACCATGCGTGTCAATCAGCCGGCAAGCAAGTTCTACACATCCGAAGTGCTCCGCAAGCTGTGCGACATTTGGGAAGAACACGGCAGCGGCTTGACCAACATGCATGGCTCCACCGGCGACGTGATTTTGCTTGGGACCACTACGGATCAGTTGGAGCCCATCTTTTACCGGCTGACCCATGAGCTGGGCATGGACCTGGGCGGTTCCGGATCCAACATGCGGACTCCGGAAGGCTGTGTGGGCAAAGCCCGTTGCGAATGGTCTTGTCTGGACACCCAAGACATCATTTATGACATCACGATGCGGTATCAGGACGAGCTTCATCGTCCCATGTTCCCCTACAAGTTTAAGTTTAAGGCTTCTGGATGCCCCAACGACTGCGTGGCGGCCATTGCCCGGGCCGATTGCTCTATCATCGGAACCTGGAGGGACAAAATCCGCATTGATCAGGAAGCCGTGCGCGCGTATGTGGGTGGCGAACTGGTTCCCAACGGGGGATCCCACGGGTTTGAAAAACGTAAACTGGACATTCAAAAGGAAGTCATCGACCTCTGTCCTACCCGCTGCATGGAATGGGACGGCAAGAACCTGAAAATTTGGGATGAAGACTGTACGCGCTGCATGCATTGCATCAACGTGATGCCTCGTGCCTTGCGGCCGGGTACCGACGTGGGCGCTACCATTTTGTGCGGCGCCAAAGCCCCCATTTTGGAGGGTGCCCAGCTTTCCAGCGTCATCATTCCTTTCATGAAGATGGAACCGCCTTACGAAGAATTTCACTCTTTCGTGGAAAAGATGTGGGATTGGTGGATGGAAAACGGCAAGAACCGCGAGCGTTTGGGTGAACTCATTCAGCGGCTCGGCTTGAGGGAATTCCTGAAGGCCGTGGAGGTGGAACCCGATCCGCGCATGATCAATACGCCTCGCTTTAATCCTTACATCTTTTACGATCCTGCGGACGTCCCTGGCGGCTGGGAACGCGATGGGAAGGCTTACCGCGAACGGCATCATGCATAG
- a CDS encoding dissimilatory sulfite reductase D family protein, protein MSEEAKAKILEYMKTQKKTKLYFNDLCKAVPELKMREAKKIINELVEEGKVKYWSSGSTTLYMLPGVDDVAAEEEKMK, encoded by the coding sequence ATGAGTGAAGAGGCCAAGGCAAAAATTCTTGAGTACATGAAAACTCAGAAAAAAACCAAGCTTTACTTCAACGACCTTTGCAAGGCCGTGCCTGAGCTCAAGATGCGTGAAGCAAAAAAGATCATCAACGAGCTTGTGGAAGAAGGCAAGGTCAAGTATTGGTCGAGCGGCAGCACGACCCTTTACATGCTGCCCGGCGTGGACGATGTGGCGGCTGAAGAAGAAAAAATGAAATAG